The following proteins are encoded in a genomic region of Thalassophryne amazonica chromosome 5, fThaAma1.1, whole genome shotgun sequence:
- the svopa gene encoding synaptic vesicle 2-related protein codes for MDDDLFQLRQLPVVRFRRTGESTRSEDDGENREQVIRIAEQTDLESVALADGAALPREFANPTDDTFMVEDAVEAIGFGTFQLKLSVLTGLSWMADAMEMMILSILAPQLHCEWRLPRIEVALLTSAVFIGMMISSSLWGNISDKYGRKTGLKMSVLWTMFYGVMSAFAPIYAWILFLRALVGFGIGGAPQSVTLYAEFLPMRSRATCILLIEVFWALGTVFEVLLAILVMPTLGWRWLLGLSTIPLFIFALLCFWLPESARYDVLTGNQEKALATLKRIATENGAPMPLGKLTAARQEDRGKIQDLFSSNFRWTTVLLWFIWFANAFSYYGLVLLTTELFQEEGACGMSMGDKNELRCSLECKYLNSDDYKDLLWTTLSEFPGLLITLWAIDRLGRRKTMALCFLVFSLCIIPLYGCVGRASMTVLIFIARAFIAGGFQAAYVYTPEVYPTATRAVGLGASSGMARVGALITPFVAQVMLESSVYLAFSVYCCCCLLAAVASCALPIETTGRGLQESSHCEWGQEMMGRAPSHSEGGIPCSSTDSQG; via the exons ATGGACGATGATCTGTTCCAGTTGAGACAGCTACC tGTTGTCCGGTTCCGTCGAACAGGTGAGAGCACGCGCTCTGAGGATGATGGTGAGAATAGAGAACAGGTTATCAGGATTGCAGAGCAGACTGATTTGGAGTCTGTGGCACTTGCAGATGGAGCAGCACTTCCACGGGAGTTTGCTAATCCCACTGATG ATACATTCATGGTTGAAGATGCAGTAGAGGCCATAGGTTTTGGAACATTTCAGTTGAAACTCTCTGTCCTCACTGGTCTGTCCTGG ATGGCTGATGCTATGGAGATGATGATCCTGAGCATCTTAGCCCCACAGCTTCACTGTGAATGGAGACTGCCAAGAATCGAGGTGGCACTACTTACATCG GCGGTGTTTATTGGAATGATGATCAGTTCATCACTTTGGGGAAATATATCTGACAAGTATGGCAGAAAGACA GGTCTGAAGATGAGTGTGCTGTGGACTATGTTCTATGGTGTGATGAGTGCATTTGCACCTATTTATGCATGGATCCTCTTTCTCCGTGCACTGGTGGGTTTTGGCATTGGAGGTGCCCCACAGTC TGTGACGCTGTATGCCGAATTTTTGCCAATGAGATCCAGAGCCACGTGCATCTTGCTGATTGAG GTATTTTGGGCACTGGGCACTGTGTTCGAGGTACTCTTAGCAATCCTGGTAATGCCCACCCTGGGATGGCGTTGGCTGCTCGGTCTTTCAACCATTCCACTCTTCATTTTTGCTCTTCTGTGTTTT TGGCTACCAGAGAGTGCTCGATATGATGTGCTGACAGGAAACCAAGAAAAAGCACTGGCCACATTGAAGCGCATTGCTACAGAAAACGGAGCACCTATGCCTTTAGGAAAACTTACTGCTGCAAGACAG GAAGACCGTGGAAAGATTCAAGACTTATTTTCATCGAACTTTCGCTGGACCACAGTTTTACTTTGGTTTATTTG GTTTGCAAATGCCTTCTCCTACTACGGGCTGGTGCTGCTCACTACAGAGCTGTTTCAGGAGGAAGGTGCCTGTGGAA TGTCCATGGGTGATAAGAATGAGCTGAGATGCAGCTTGGAGTGTAAATATCTGAATTCTGATGATTATAAAGACTTGCTGTGGACAACGTTATCTGAATTCCCAG GACTGCTGATAACCCTGTGGGCTATTGATCGGTTAGGGAGGAGGAAGACCATGGCATTGTGCTTCCTTGTTTTCTCTCTGTGTATTATTCCTCTCTATGGTTGTGTTGGGAG AGCATCTATGACCGTGTTGATATTCATCGCCAGAGCTTTCATTGCAGGAGGCTTCCAGGCTGCTTATGTGTACACTCCAGAG GTGTACCCAACAGCGACCAGGGCTGTAGGTCTGGGAGCAAGTAGTGGAATGGCCAGAGTTGGTGCACTTATTACACCATTTGTTGCTCAG GTCATGTTGGAGTCCTCTGTGTACCTTGCTTTCTCGGTGTACTGCTGCTGTTGCCTCCTAGCTGCTGTTGCCTCCTGTGCACTGCCAATTGAGACAACTGGCCGTGGCCTCCAGGAGTCGAGCCACTGTGAGTGGGGTCAGGAGATGATGGGCCGGGCCCCTTCTCATAGTGAAGGTGGAATTCCTTGTTCCAGCACAGATTCCCAGggctga